A genomic stretch from Silurus meridionalis isolate SWU-2019-XX chromosome 1, ASM1480568v1, whole genome shotgun sequence includes:
- the otos2 gene encoding otospiralin-like: protein MPRFLLLLSVIVLGLFCLAGAEESQAESREKRDMPNWALTSSDFFGWIEELRNHAGYDKIDELARTFWAHFPSASRLGYDSPAPEE from the exons ATGCCTCGCTTCTTGCTACTGCTCTCCGTGATTGTGCTCGGACTCTTCTGCCTGGCCG GTGCTGAAGAGAGCCAAG CTGAGTCCAGGGAAAAGCGGGACATGCCAAACTGGGCTCTGACCTCCTCTGACTTTTTCGGCTGGATTGAAGAGCTACGCAATCACGCTGGCTATGACAAAATTGACGAACTGGCCAGAACTTTCTGGGCTCATTTCCCCTCGGCTAGTCGTTTGGGCTACGATTCCCCAGCTCCTGAAGAATAA
- the nck2b gene encoding cytoplasmic protein NCK2b yields the protein MSEEVIVIAKWDYSAQQEQELDIRKNERLWLLDDSKTWWRVRNAANRTGYVPSNYVERKNSLKKGSLVKNLKDTLGLGKAKRKPSTDAECPANGVGAGAERIYELHTAAVAKFAYTAEREDELSLAKGARLLVLEKCSDGWWRGRCSDGQVGWFPSNYVQEDEEEEEDEEDTAMGDGHCSRALHKVQTLYPFSSVTEEELNFDKGEIMEVLEKPENDPEWWRCKNSQGQVGLVPKNYVTVLKGVSEQAGGASNFTAHPLQPAGPALTGRFAGKEWYYGSVTRHQAESTLNERGFEGDFLVRDSESSPSDFSISLKASGKNKHFKVQCGDGVYCIGQRRFNSMDELVEHYKKAPIFTSEHGDKLYLVKPLQ from the exons ATGTCAGAGGAGGTGATTGTGATCGCCAAGTGGGATTACTCAGCACAGCAGGAACAAGAACTTGACATCCGGAAGAACGAGCGCCTGTGGCTCCTAGACGACTCGAAAACGTGGTGGCGTGTCCGCAATGCTGCCAACCGCACAGGCTACGTGCCGTCCAACTACGTGGAGAGGAAAAACAGCCTGAAGAAGGGCTCACTAGTGAAGAACCTCAAGGACACTCTAG GTCTGGGTAAGGCTAAGCGAAAGCCGAGCACGGATGCCGAGTGCCCAGCGAACGGAGTCGGCGCGGGAGCAGAGCGCATCTATGAACTGCACACAGCGGCAGTGGCCAAGTTTGCGTACACGGCCGAGCGCGAGGATGAACTGAGCCTTGCGAAGGGAGCGCGCCTTCTCGTGCTGGAAAAATGCAGCGATGGGTGGTGGCGTGGCCGCTGCAGCGACGGCCAGGTCGGCTGGTTCCCCTCCAACTACGTCcaagaggatgaggaggaggaagaggacgaGGAAGACACCGCAATGGGTGACGGGCATTGTTCCCGAGCGTTGCACAAGGTGCAGACGCTTTACCCCTTCAGTTCGGTCACAGAGGAAGAGCTGAATTTCGATAAAGGAGAAATCATGGAGGTGTTGGAGAAGCCTGAGAATGACCCCGAGTGGTGGAGGTGCAAAAACAGTCAAGGCCAAGTGGGCCTCGTGCCCAAGAACTATGTGACAGTGCTGAAAGGTGTTTCGGAACAAGCAGGAGGGGCCAGCAATTTCACAGCCCATCCATTGCAGCCAGCAGGTCCAGCCCTCACTGGCAGATTCGCTGGGAAGGAGTGGTACTACGGAAGCGTGACTCGACACCAGGCTGAAAGTACGTTAAATGAGAGGGGATTTGAAGGAGACTTCCTAGTGCGGGACAGCGAGTCTTCT CCAAGCGATTTCTCCATCTCCTTGAAGGCTTCAGGCAAGAACAAGCATTTCAAGGTGCAGTGTGGTGACGGCGTCTACTGCATCGGGCAGCGGCGCTTCAACTCTATGGACGAGCTCGTGGAGCACTACAAGAAAGCACCCATTTTCACCAGTGAGCACGGAGACAAGCTGTACCTTGTCAAACCCCTGCAGTGA